One region of Macadamia integrifolia cultivar HAES 741 chromosome 11, SCU_Mint_v3, whole genome shotgun sequence genomic DNA includes:
- the LOC122093995 gene encoding uncharacterized protein LOC122093995 produces the protein MEGVGARLGRSSTRYGGPTTVFSGPVRKWKKKWIHVSPSNTANHHSSQSNGTNGSHLLLYKWTPLSQSNNTNGDKTTAKDDDAAAVPEEPPPRKFRYVPIAVLEEQKNIEAAEKADEEGEPSETDPSAGAESKSDGSNGKPDINDVPMEEAQASDKDQSAPQELSETNLDLSLGLKAHDGDPKRDQSKDDQPERVN, from the exons TCGGAAGGTCGTCGACTCGGTATGGTGGACCAACGACCGTGTTCAGTGGTCCAGTgaggaaatggaagaagaagtggaTCCACGTGTCTCCGTCTAACACTGCAAATCATCATTCTTCTCAGTCTAACGGTACTAATGGTTCTCATCTCCTCCTCTACAAGTGGACTCCTCTCTCTCAGAGCAACAACACCAATGGCGATAAGACTACCGCCAAGGATGACGACGCTGCTGCTGTACCGGAAGAGCCACCTCCAAGGAAATTTCGATACGTCCCG ATTGCTGTACTAGAGGAACAGAAGAATATAGAAGCTGCAGAAAAGGCTGATGAGGAAGGCGAACCAAGTGAAACTGATCCATCTGCTGGGGCAGAGTCCAAGAGTGATGGTTCCAATGGAAAACCTGACATTAATGATGTGCCAATGGAAGAAGCTCAG gcATCAGACAAGGATCAATCGGCACCGCAAGAATTGAGTGAAACCAATTTGGATTTGAGTTTGGGTTTGAAAGCTCATGATGGTGATCCAAAAAGAGATCAGAGCAAAGACGACCAACCAGAGAGAGTGAACTGA
- the LOC122093993 gene encoding uncharacterized protein LOC122093993, protein MKGEKQSALNILVIWRGKKLNVEIGSGGTLKEFGHKLQKLTNVKADTMRLLVPQSMGEGSKMFTPFSEDHSNLSLRESSILKGKSIRMMGVFEEEIEEVKQNAKADLRIAGFDEEEKRLRQRMLDRPQASLKLPQGTYIFCDFRTLQLPGIMLNPPASEALRRMHMLAADPGIIAVMNKHRWRVGIMTEMAPVGYVGISPKCILGFNKNHGEEISLRLRTDDLKGFRKYESIKKTLLHELAHMEFSEHDANFFALDKQLNEEAASLDWTRSRSRTLSGDRPSEHHEEEFYVGSSGNTSQRLGGKMPDQLASARASSVAAAYSRFAISSPDSSAEGFGEHVELNSDDSGLMVHEPDPNDLAMKESMQVDNPSEADPNFEPDPDDREVVQFAPNLETVKKVVGSNTYEEPDPDDSEINVIASKCGSTVQLGINDGEGNETLDKDIQHKNSFEEPDPDDSEVKRSILKYGNSYEPDPDDYKTIKIVENEVQLRKTAEEPDPDASGACLEHRSRSEPDQDASQGNGILQFEPDPDDNVGNTIESSRMQVDELNPDDQELQRIQDPVSVVCARLQETIEMLRSEVNPTEATSVLQTLFKIIRNVIEHPDEMKFKRLRKANPLFQRNVANYKAAMEVLFLVGFIEDVVSDEIGRAETFVVLKRNDPGLLWLAKSSLEMCIAC, encoded by the exons ATGAAAGGGGAAAAACAGAGTGCACTCAACATCTTGGTTATTTGGAGGGGCAAGAAGCTGAATGTAGAGATAGGGTCAGGTGGTACCCTGAAGGAGTTTGGGCACAAACTACAGAAGCTGACTAATGTCAAAGCTGATACTATGAGACTTCTTGTTCCACAATCCATGGGTGAAGGCTCAAAGATGTTCACTCCTTTCTCTGAGGACCACTCGAATTTAAGCTTGCGAGAGTCTTCCATTCTTAAG GGAAAATCTATTAGAATGATGGGAGTGTTTGAGGAAGAGATTGAAGAGGTTAAACAAAATGCAAAAGCAGACCTGAGGATTGCTGGGTTTgatgaagaggaaaagagattAAGGCAGCGGATGTTGGATAGGCCACAGGCTTCCCTCAAACTTCCACAAGGAACCTACATCTTTTGTGATTTCCGCACGCTTCAACTTCCAGGAATAATG TTGAACCCTCCAGCTTCTGAGGCTTTGAGAAGGATGCACATGCTTGCTGCTGATCCAGGAATCATTGCTGTCATGAATAAG CATCGCTGGCGGGTAGGAATTATGACAGAGATGGCACCTGTGGGATATGTTGGTATCAGTCCCAAATGTATTCTTGGTTTCAACAAG AATCATGGAGAGGAGATATCTCTTCGCCTTCGAACTGATGATCTCAAGGGTTTCAGGAAATATGAGAGTATCAAGAAAACTCTGTTGCATGAACTT GCTCACATGGAATTCTCTGAACATGACGCCAACTTTTTTGCACTAGACAAGCAG CTCAACGAAGAGGCTGCTAGTTTAGACTGGACAAGATCAAGAAGCCGCACCTTGAGTGGTGATAGGCCTTCGGAACACCATGAAGAGGAATTCTATGTTGGTAGCAGTGGTAACACTTCTCAAAGACTTGGGGGAAAAATGCCAGATCAGCTAGCTAGTGCACGTGCATCTTCAGTTGCTGCTGCTTATAGCCGTTTTGCAATTTCGTCCCCTGATAGTTCAGCAGAGGGATTTGGAGAGCATGTAGAACTTAATTCCGATGATTCTGGATTGATGGTGCATGAACCTGATCCTAATGATTTGGCAATGAAGGAAAGTATGCAAGTTGACAATCCAAGCGAAGCTGACCCTAATTTTGAGCCTGATCCTGATGATCGTGAAGTGGTACAATTTGCACCTAACTTAGAAACTGTTAAAAAGGTTGTGGGCTCCAACACCTATGAAGAACCTGATCCTGATGATTCTGAGATAAATGTGATTGCTTCAAAATGTGGCTCCACAGTTCAGCTGGGTATTAATGATGGTGAGGGGAATGAAACTTTGGACAAGGATATTCAGCATAAGAATTCATTTGAGGAACCTGATCCAGATGATTCTGAAGTTAAAAGGAGCATCTTGAAGTATGGAAATAGTTATGAACCTGATCCAGATGATTATAAAACTATTAAAATTGTAGAAAATGAGGTCCAACTGAGGAAAACTGCTGAGGAACCTGATCCTGATGCTTCAGGAGCCTGTTTGGAACATAGAAGCAGAAGTGAACCTGATCAAGATGCTTCTCAAGGCAATGGAATTCTGCAGTTTGAGCCTGATCCTGATGACAATGTGGGGAACACAATCGAAAGTTCTAGAATGCAAGTTGATGAACTCAATCCAGATGATCAAGAGCTGCAGAGAATCCAAGACCCTGTTTCTGTTGTTTGTGCCCGTCTTCAGGAAACCATAGAGATGCTGCGATCTGAAGTTAATCCCACAGAGGCTACTTCTGTCCTCCAGACTCTATTCAAGATCATTAG GAATGTGATCGAACACCCAGATGAGATGAAATTCAAGAGGCTACGGAAG GCCAATCCTCTATTTCAACGAAATGTTGCAAATTATAAAG CTGCTATGGAGGTTCTTTTCCTGGTGGGTTTCATCGAGGATGTTGTATCAGATGAAATCGGCAGGGCGGAGACTTTTGTAGTGTTGAAGAGGAATGATCCTGGCTTACTGTGGCTTGCCAAGTCATCTTTGGAGATGTGTATTGCCTGCTAG
- the LOC122093105 gene encoding mitochondrial pyruvate carrier 4-like, with protein MDFGGPFRMEISWRPLSALWNHPAGPKTIHFWAPTCKWIISIAYVADFSKPPEIISYPQQIAVTCTGLIWSRYSLVIKPKNWNLFTVNVAMAAIGIYQIARKVQ; from the exons ATGGACTTCGGTGGACCGTTCCGCATG GAGATTTCATGGCGGCCTCTAAGCGCGCTATGGAACCACCCCGCCGGACCTAAAACCA TTCACTTTTGGGCCCCAACATGTAAATGGATTATCAGCATAGCATATGTGGCTGACTTCTCAAAACCGCCTGAAATTATCTCTTATCCTCAGCAAATAG CTGTTACTTGCACTGGACTTATCTGGTCACGCTACAGCTTAGTAATTAAACCG AAAAATTGGAATCTTTTTACTGTAAATGTTGCAATGGCTGCTATAGGCATTTACCAAATTGCACGCAAAGTTCAGTaa